The following are encoded in a window of Pagrus major chromosome 14, Pma_NU_1.0 genomic DNA:
- the mtpn gene encoding myotrophin: MGDIDKLVWALQTGDLEEVKTKVMTAEDANRTLQGGRMPLHYASDYGQTDVVEFLISKGADVNAVDKHGLTPLMAAIYENHIPCVKVLLEKGADKDRKGPSGLCASELPETEAMKALFQ, encoded by the exons ATGGGAGATATTGATAAATTGGTGTGGGCATTGCAGACCGGGGACCTGGAGGAGGTTAAAACCAAAGTGATGACG gcTGAAGATGCAAACCGGACCCTGCAAGGTGGAAGGATGCCTCTGCACTACGCTTCAGACTACGGTCAGACAGATGTGGTGGAATTCCTCATTTCAAAAGGAGCAGACGTCAAT GCTGTAGACAAACACGGGCTCACTCCACTGATGGCTGCCATTTACGAGAATCACATCCCCTGTGTCAAGGTCCTGCTAGAAAAG GGAGCTGACAAAGACCGAAAAGGACCCAGCGGCCTCTGTGCCTCTGAATTGCCCGAGACTGAGGCCATGAAGGCTCTGTTCCAGTGA